The following are from one region of the bacterium genome:
- a CDS encoding ABC transporter substrate-binding protein: MKAIVRFFVPPIVFGLVLLLGAGSSAAAARGPIRIGLLTSKKGVLARHGSDQMNALEVFKKTFGTKVAGREVQFFIEDNESKVPLAVTRVRKLMTRDKVHVVMGGLFGSTGYAIAPLADQFKVPTLIWSCPDDISKRKLKKFALTYFSCSQPMHAFASWVRTTMPNIKKVITIGPDYAFGYESTGGFQKVFEDMGGQVVQKMYMPINTVDYGPYIGKLRKDADALFVTLAGAQALRFPKQLKEAGLANKYVILGNGTNTDEFVLPAIGDEVLGWFSGLIYSAAIATKDNQDFVKSFVSFAKREPGYYASGYYGGLVVIYKAIEAINGDVENKEKFIEALKAVEVKTGMPDGPRVSDGHGTFKMNVYVRVVTKDENGKKINKVISVIPNVNQFWTYKPEEFMKLPLYDRDHPPCQYCDK; this comes from the coding sequence ATGAAGGCAATCGTTCGATTTTTTGTACCACCGATAGTTTTTGGCTTGGTTTTGCTTCTGGGAGCGGGGTCTTCTGCCGCCGCCGCCCGGGGGCCGATCCGCATCGGGCTTCTCACCTCGAAGAAGGGTGTGCTCGCCCGGCACGGCTCGGATCAGATGAACGCCCTGGAAGTCTTCAAGAAGACATTCGGGACAAAGGTTGCCGGCCGGGAAGTTCAGTTTTTTATCGAGGACAATGAGAGCAAAGTGCCCTTGGCCGTAACCCGGGTGCGCAAGCTCATGACCCGCGACAAAGTGCATGTCGTCATGGGCGGTCTCTTTGGCTCCACCGGATATGCCATCGCGCCGCTGGCGGATCAATTCAAGGTGCCGACGCTCATCTGGTCCTGCCCGGATGACATATCGAAGCGCAAACTCAAGAAGTTCGCCCTCACGTACTTCTCCTGCAGCCAGCCGATGCACGCCTTTGCCAGTTGGGTCCGGACCACGATGCCGAACATCAAAAAAGTGATCACCATCGGCCCCGACTACGCCTTCGGTTACGAGTCAACGGGCGGCTTTCAGAAAGTTTTCGAGGACATGGGGGGACAGGTCGTCCAGAAGATGTATATGCCCATCAACACGGTGGATTATGGGCCCTACATCGGCAAGCTCCGGAAAGATGCCGACGCCCTTTTCGTGACACTGGCGGGCGCGCAGGCGCTACGCTTTCCAAAGCAGCTGAAGGAAGCGGGTTTGGCGAACAAGTATGTCATTTTGGGCAACGGTACGAACACCGATGAATTTGTGCTGCCCGCCATAGGCGATGAGGTGCTCGGCTGGTTTTCTGGTCTTATCTACAGCGCCGCCATTGCCACGAAAGACAACCAGGATTTCGTCAAGTCCTTCGTGAGTTTTGCGAAGAGGGAACCCGGCTACTATGCCTCGGGCTATTATGGCGGCCTGGTGGTCATCTATAAGGCGATTGAAGCCATCAACGGCGATGTGGAGAACAAGGAAAAATTCATCGAGGCCCTGAAGGCCGTTGAAGTGAAAACCGGCATGCCCGACGGCCCCCGGGTATCGGACGGGCACGGGACGTTCAAGATGAATGTGTATGTCCGCGTGGTAACGAAGGATGAGAATGGAAAGAAGATCAACAAGGTCATCAGTGTCATTCCGAATGTGAATCAATTTTGGACGTACAAGCCCGAAGAATTCATGAAATTGCCGCTATACGACAGGGATCATCCTCCTTGCCAGTATTGCGACAAGTAG
- a CDS encoding acyl-CoA/acyl-ACP dehydrogenase has product MVDFTFTEQQLSLQKLARDFALKEIRPVAIAMDKIADPQEVHDNFPWEIIRKGSALGLRTTALPEKYGGAGIGILTHLIMLEELCQGDSAFATHFHQAWKMAKLLVQKCSDAQREHFLPKFTEDDTALLAVGITEPNHGCDNLLPYDEPDGGMQSTAVRDGDSWVLNGTKHFIACASVAKLYFIAMRTDKTVGVTQGITVFLVERGTPGFRTGRVHDKMGNRLMMNAELIFENCRIPDFNRVSEVGKGLSFLGSFGARHVPTTGAFGLALARAAFEYAVEYAKNRIQGGRPIIEHPIIALRFGEMAALIEAARAVSIRAAWSADQPDYDSQLGILSSIFSSDVGPKVCDMAIQILGGNGYMRDYPLEKLMRDAMMCYHIDGSSDLHRMKIGDFLRGVSKPGYIQE; this is encoded by the coding sequence ATGGTTGATTTCACTTTTACCGAGCAGCAGTTATCGCTTCAGAAGCTTGCGCGGGACTTCGCGCTGAAGGAGATCAGGCCCGTCGCGATCGCGATGGACAAGATAGCGGACCCGCAAGAGGTGCACGACAATTTCCCCTGGGAGATCATCCGCAAGGGCTCGGCGCTGGGTCTTCGGACGACGGCGCTGCCCGAGAAATACGGCGGGGCGGGCATCGGGATTCTCACCCACCTGATCATGCTCGAGGAGCTCTGCCAGGGCGATTCAGCCTTTGCCACCCATTTTCACCAGGCCTGGAAGATGGCCAAGCTGCTGGTGCAAAAGTGCTCCGACGCGCAGCGGGAACACTTTCTCCCCAAATTCACCGAGGACGACACCGCCCTCCTCGCGGTGGGGATCACCGAGCCGAACCACGGGTGCGACAACCTGCTTCCCTACGATGAGCCCGACGGCGGGATGCAGTCCACCGCCGTCCGGGACGGGGATTCATGGGTTTTGAACGGCACCAAGCACTTCATCGCCTGTGCCTCGGTCGCGAAACTCTACTTCATCGCGATGCGGACGGACAAAACTGTCGGGGTGACGCAGGGCATTACGGTATTTCTTGTGGAGCGGGGCACCCCCGGCTTCCGAACCGGGCGGGTGCACGACAAGATGGGCAACCGCCTGATGATGAACGCAGAACTCATCTTCGAGAACTGCCGGATTCCGGACTTCAACCGTGTGAGCGAGGTGGGCAAGGGCCTCTCCTTCCTCGGTTCCTTCGGGGCGCGGCACGTCCCCACGACCGGCGCCTTCGGCCTCGCGTTGGCCCGCGCCGCCTTCGAGTACGCCGTCGAGTACGCCAAGAACCGCATCCAGGGCGGCCGCCCGATCATCGAACACCCCATCATCGCCCTTCGCTTCGGCGAGATGGCCGCTCTCATCGAAGCCGCCCGCGCGGTCTCGATCCGCGCGGCCTGGTCGGCCGATCAGCCCGATTACGACTCCCAGCTGGGGATCCTCTCCTCGATCTTCTCCTCCGACGTGGGTCCCAAGGTGTGCGACATGGCGATCCAGATCCTCGGGGGGAACGGCTACATGCGGGACTATCCGCTGGAGAAACTCATGCGCGATGCGATGATGTGCTACCACATCGACGGCAGCTCGGACTTGCACCGGATGAAGATCGGCGATTTCCTTCGCGGCGTCTCCAAGCCCGGATACATCCAGGAGTAG
- a CDS encoding ABC transporter ATP-binding protein — protein sequence MLQVNDVHTYYGESHVLQGISLEVPTGSVVGVLGRNGMGKTTLTHSIIGFLNPRKGSVIFQGEEVTRLRPHHLIQRGMALVPQGRRIFPSLSVHENLMLGAKENGRTDGASDPWTLERVLTLFPRLKERLKNMGNNLSGGEQQMLAIARALMTNPRLLLLDEPTEGLAPLLVRTLGDVILQLKESRLSILLVEQNMKFALSICEQVHIMSRGQVVYSSSTEELNRNEEVKTRFIGI from the coding sequence ATGCTCCAGGTGAACGACGTTCACACCTACTATGGGGAGAGTCACGTCCTTCAGGGGATTTCCCTGGAAGTACCGACCGGCTCTGTCGTAGGGGTTCTGGGAAGAAACGGGATGGGCAAAACCACGCTGACGCATTCCATCATCGGATTCCTGAACCCGCGAAAAGGGAGCGTTATCTTTCAGGGTGAAGAAGTGACGCGTCTCCGGCCGCATCATCTCATCCAGCGTGGAATGGCGCTTGTGCCGCAAGGACGGCGCATCTTTCCTTCTCTCAGTGTGCACGAAAACCTCATGCTCGGAGCGAAGGAAAACGGCCGTACGGATGGCGCCTCTGATCCCTGGACGTTGGAGCGGGTGCTGACGCTTTTTCCCCGCCTCAAAGAGCGACTGAAGAACATGGGGAACAACCTCAGTGGCGGCGAGCAGCAGATGCTGGCCATCGCCCGGGCGTTGATGACGAATCCGCGTCTGCTTCTTCTGGACGAACCCACCGAGGGCCTGGCTCCCCTTCTGGTGAGGACGTTGGGCGATGTGATATTGCAACTGAAAGAGAGCCGTCTTTCCATTCTGCTTGTTGAGCAGAATATGAAATTCGCACTTTCCATTTGCGAACAGGTCCACATTATGAGCCGGGGACAAGTGGTCTATTCATCATCGACGGAAGAACTTAATCGGAACGAGGAGGTTAAGACAAGGTTCATCGGAATTTAA
- a CDS encoding DoxX family membrane protein has product MHRRFFFFAGAAKLAQPAGLFAHKIKAFGILSGGWELPLAYLLPWLELFCGSFLLVGFFSRWAAISVMVQLVTFAAAISVGILSGAALEDCGCLPGVSETPAQALVRDIIMIVWLSVSFQGLPGKLSLDGWLESRGE; this is encoded by the coding sequence ATGCATCGGAGGTTTTTTTTCTTCGCGGGTGCGGCCAAGCTGGCCCAGCCGGCCGGGTTGTTTGCCCACAAAATCAAAGCTTTTGGCATTCTCTCCGGAGGCTGGGAGCTGCCCTTGGCTTATCTCCTTCCTTGGCTCGAGCTTTTCTGCGGGTCGTTCCTGCTTGTGGGCTTTTTCTCGCGATGGGCGGCCATTTCCGTCATGGTCCAACTCGTCACCTTCGCCGCGGCCATTTCAGTTGGCATTCTCTCGGGAGCGGCTTTAGAGGACTGCGGCTGCCTGCCCGGCGTCAGTGAAACGCCTGCACAAGCACTCGTTCGCGACATCATCATGATTGTTTGGCTTTCTGTTTCGTTTCAGGGATTGCCCGGGAAACTATCTTTGGATGGATGGCTTGAATCAAGGGGAGAATGA
- the phnE gene encoding phosphonate ABC transporter, permease protein PhnE, whose amino-acid sequence MVNMQRQKNGFSLGRTGIKGILWLSASAIVYWSLAGSEFSGHALFRGIPQIVSFFGRMTPPDWSVREVLLRASIETIQITVAGTFLGALFAYPFGVLAASNWTPLWIHLPAKAVLALIRSIPLLILALLFVSGVGLGPFPGVLAIAVHSVGVLGRFVAEEIENTDPKPLLALQGTGGSALQIIQHGLIPQVFPQMVAHLAIRFEMNLRDSTILGLVGAGGLGFYVLLYVKQFQWEKTGVLCLTIILMVFAGEFLSWQVRKRLL is encoded by the coding sequence ATGGTCAACATGCAGCGGCAGAAAAACGGATTTTCCCTTGGGCGAACGGGTATCAAGGGGATCCTATGGTTGTCGGCTAGCGCCATTGTTTACTGGTCATTGGCGGGGTCCGAATTTTCCGGGCATGCCTTGTTTCGCGGAATTCCCCAGATCGTCTCCTTCTTCGGTCGAATGACCCCACCGGACTGGTCGGTCCGCGAGGTGCTCTTAAGGGCCTCGATCGAAACCATTCAAATTACGGTAGCGGGCACTTTTCTGGGAGCGCTGTTTGCCTATCCATTTGGTGTTCTCGCGGCCTCGAACTGGACACCCCTTTGGATTCATCTCCCCGCGAAAGCTGTTTTGGCACTGATACGCTCCATCCCACTTTTGATTCTGGCCCTTTTGTTTGTTTCCGGGGTGGGTCTCGGCCCCTTTCCCGGCGTGCTGGCCATCGCCGTCCACTCCGTCGGCGTGCTCGGAAGATTTGTGGCGGAGGAGATCGAGAATACCGATCCGAAGCCACTCCTGGCCCTGCAGGGAACCGGCGGCTCGGCCCTTCAGATCATTCAGCACGGGCTCATCCCTCAAGTGTTCCCACAGATGGTAGCCCATCTGGCCATCCGCTTCGAGATGAACCTCAGGGACTCCACGATCCTTGGGCTGGTAGGCGCGGGCGGTCTCGGTTTTTACGTCTTGCTTTATGTCAAACAATTCCAATGGGAAAAAACAGGCGTCTTGTGCCTCACGATCATACTGATGGTTTTCGCCGGAGAATTCCTGAGTTGGCAGGTTCGCAAGCGGCTGCTCTAA
- a CDS encoding branched-chain amino acid ABC transporter permease, with translation MIAELLTRRGRTAGGAAVLLFFVIGPLLTDRFGAIVLTQCVIWAILAMSLDLMLGYAGMASLGHAAFFGAGAYATAIMAVTYKAGFIETFLVALLVAAVITAIFALVALRAGGVYFLMITFSLAMLVWGLAYRWDSMTGGENGISGLRRPEILQNTVVFYYLTLLIGAGLFILFSVLVRSSFGKTLVGIRESESRMRTLGYNVWLHKYIIYMISGIFSGLSGFLWAYHNSYVAPGDVELITSFSALLMVSIGGVGTLIGPILGATIFVFLENIVNMYTERSLSVVGAVYIIVVLFAPAGIIGLIRQISARRKGSLESVVAKDLKDITKAQ, from the coding sequence ATGATCGCCGAGCTGCTTACGCGAAGAGGAAGAACTGCGGGAGGGGCGGCGGTCCTTCTCTTTTTCGTAATCGGTCCGCTGCTCACCGATAGGTTTGGCGCCATTGTTCTGACCCAGTGTGTCATTTGGGCGATTCTCGCCATGAGCCTCGACCTCATGCTGGGCTACGCGGGGATGGCTTCCCTGGGGCATGCGGCTTTCTTCGGCGCGGGGGCCTACGCGACGGCCATTATGGCCGTCACCTATAAGGCCGGTTTTATCGAAACTTTCCTCGTCGCCCTCCTGGTCGCCGCCGTCATTACCGCCATCTTTGCCTTGGTCGCGCTGCGGGCCGGGGGCGTGTACTTCCTGATGATCACCTTCTCCCTGGCAATGCTCGTCTGGGGGCTTGCTTACCGCTGGGACTCGATGACGGGGGGAGAAAACGGAATATCGGGCCTGAGACGGCCGGAGATTTTGCAGAACACCGTTGTCTTTTATTATCTCACGCTGCTGATCGGGGCTGGATTGTTCATTCTCTTTTCCGTCCTCGTACGATCTTCCTTCGGCAAGACCCTGGTGGGGATCCGCGAAAGCGAATCCCGCATGCGAACTCTCGGGTACAATGTTTGGCTGCACAAATACATCATTTACATGATCTCTGGTATTTTCAGCGGATTGTCGGGATTTCTCTGGGCTTACCACAACAGCTATGTCGCTCCCGGGGACGTGGAACTCATCACCTCTTTCAGTGCGCTTCTGATGGTCTCCATCGGGGGAGTCGGGACGCTCATTGGACCGATCCTGGGTGCTACCATTTTTGTGTTTCTCGAAAACATCGTGAACATGTACACCGAGCGGTCGCTCTCCGTCGTAGGGGCCGTGTACATCATTGTTGTCCTGTTTGCACCGGCGGGGATTATTGGACTCATCCGGCAGATTTCCGCCAGGCGGAAGGGAAGCCTTGAGTCCGTGGTGGCGAAAGATCTTAAAGATATTACCAAGGCACAATAG
- a CDS encoding branched-chain amino acid ABC transporter permease: protein MAFWLTQIFNGVSYGAIVFLLAMGLTLIFGVMQVINVTHGTYFLVGAYVGMSVLLRTGSFILAIVIGGAVIALMGIIIERLFLRQLKGNDLGQLLITMGFVLLLQDAVLLIWGAGPQRMEAPLILSGTGRIGGFTFPVYRMFLIGVGVAVAVGFWIFEKKTKFGAAVRAAVDDVEMASGMGVNVQVVFSVVFGIGSFLAGMSGVLAGPWLGLQEGLDFEILPFAFVAVIVGGMGSFKGAIIASLIVGLIDNLGKTFFPEFAYFTIFLPMAVILAFRPTGLFGRPL, encoded by the coding sequence GTGGCTTTCTGGCTGACTCAAATTTTCAACGGCGTCTCTTATGGCGCCATCGTATTCCTCCTGGCCATGGGCCTCACCCTCATATTCGGCGTCATGCAGGTCATCAACGTGACCCACGGGACCTATTTTCTCGTGGGTGCTTACGTGGGAATGAGTGTTCTCCTGCGGACGGGAAGCTTTATCCTGGCCATTGTTATCGGTGGCGCCGTTATCGCTCTTATGGGAATCATCATTGAACGGTTGTTCTTGCGCCAGCTGAAAGGGAATGATCTTGGCCAGCTCCTGATAACGATGGGGTTTGTCCTTCTCCTTCAAGACGCGGTCCTCCTGATTTGGGGAGCGGGTCCTCAGCGCATGGAGGCCCCTCTGATCCTCTCTGGAACCGGACGGATAGGGGGTTTCACTTTTCCGGTATACCGAATGTTCTTGATCGGTGTCGGTGTCGCAGTGGCCGTGGGATTTTGGATCTTTGAGAAGAAGACGAAGTTTGGGGCCGCCGTGCGGGCCGCCGTGGACGATGTTGAGATGGCCAGCGGAATGGGCGTGAACGTGCAGGTCGTTTTCAGCGTGGTCTTCGGGATTGGCTCGTTCCTTGCGGGAATGAGTGGGGTCTTGGCGGGGCCCTGGCTGGGACTTCAGGAGGGGCTGGATTTTGAGATTCTTCCCTTTGCGTTTGTGGCGGTCATCGTCGGCGGCATGGGCAGCTTCAAGGGGGCGATTATCGCGAGTTTGATCGTGGGGCTCATCGATAACCTGGGGAAAACGTTTTTCCCAGAATTCGCTTATTTCACCATCTTCCTTCCCATGGCGGTGATCCTGGCCTTCCGTCCCACTGGCCTTTTCGGGAGGCCGCTATGA
- a CDS encoding ABC transporter ATP-binding protein: MHTGPCLVVKKLAKHFGGLVAVKEVDLTVEYGERRGIIGPNGAGKTTLFNMIAGDLPPTHGEVFLHGQDITHLANYQRAYLGMSRTFQITNLFPAMSVMDNVLLAAQALGRSKFSMFRPVSSYREMLERAEGILERFDLIEVRNNYVKNLSHGIQRQVEIALALVENPRILLLDEPTAGLSPAESAIMTATLKSLDSEVTILIIEHDMDVAFELVDKVMVMHDGEVLADGPIEEIRSNQAVQEIYLGYE, encoded by the coding sequence ATGCACACAGGTCCGTGTCTCGTTGTAAAAAAACTTGCCAAGCACTTCGGTGGGCTTGTTGCGGTCAAGGAAGTAGACCTCACCGTCGAATATGGCGAGCGCCGCGGGATCATCGGCCCGAACGGGGCGGGAAAGACCACCTTGTTCAATATGATCGCCGGTGACCTCCCGCCGACTCACGGCGAAGTGTTCCTTCACGGGCAGGACATCACCCACCTTGCCAATTATCAGCGGGCGTATTTGGGCATGTCCCGGACATTCCAGATTACCAATCTCTTTCCTGCGATGTCTGTCATGGACAATGTGCTTTTGGCTGCACAGGCTTTGGGACGTTCAAAATTCTCCATGTTCCGGCCTGTCAGCAGTTACCGGGAAATGCTTGAAAGAGCAGAGGGGATTCTGGAGAGGTTCGATTTGATCGAAGTGCGGAATAATTATGTGAAAAATCTCTCGCATGGCATTCAGAGGCAGGTCGAGATAGCCTTGGCGCTCGTGGAGAATCCCCGGATATTATTGCTCGATGAGCCGACAGCCGGACTCTCTCCGGCCGAATCGGCCATCATGACCGCTACGCTTAAATCTCTCGATTCGGAAGTAACGATACTGATCATCGAGCACGATATGGACGTTGCTTTTGAACTGGTGGACAAGGTTATGGTCATGCACGATGGAGAGGTTCTGGCAGACGGTCCCATTGAGGAAATTCGGTCAAACCAGGCCGTTCAGGAGATATATCTCGGATATGAATGA
- a CDS encoding phosphate/phosphite/phosphonate ABC transporter substrate-binding protein — protein MGLIVVLSMILGIAPEKAMAAAPPLRVALIPLENPERLIDDVKPVMSFLEKQMGRKIRYFITLNYSAAVEAMNAGKADISFISPLPFVLANKHAGAQVVLGEVYNGKSYYHAQIFVRKDSGIKTLADLKGKTIAYVDPVSSSGFMYPHDIFIRAGLVKGGMDNPEGGFFRRVYFAGGDEQAIRSVHSGFVDAAGVSQFSINLLRVEERDDLVAISQSSRIPSHAVIVRKGLDPKSREQFVKAMLKLNEPQNRPLANRLYGTDGYVRAQLKTYQTVVDLARKYGFIKP, from the coding sequence ATGGGGTTGATTGTTGTTTTATCCATGATTTTGGGAATTGCGCCCGAGAAAGCCATGGCGGCGGCCCCACCGTTGCGGGTGGCGCTGATTCCGCTCGAAAACCCGGAAAGGCTCATCGACGATGTGAAGCCAGTCATGTCTTTTCTCGAAAAGCAAATGGGCCGGAAAATCCGCTACTTCATTACGCTGAATTATTCAGCGGCGGTCGAGGCCATGAACGCCGGCAAGGCGGACATCAGCTTCATATCCCCTCTGCCTTTTGTTCTCGCGAACAAGCATGCGGGCGCCCAGGTCGTTCTCGGGGAGGTATACAACGGGAAGTCTTATTATCACGCTCAAATATTTGTCCGCAAGGACAGCGGCATCAAGACATTGGCGGACCTGAAGGGAAAGACCATCGCCTATGTGGATCCGGTCTCCAGCTCCGGCTTCATGTATCCCCACGATATCTTTATCCGGGCCGGGCTGGTCAAGGGCGGCATGGACAATCCGGAAGGCGGTTTTTTCCGGAGGGTGTATTTTGCGGGCGGGGATGAGCAGGCCATTCGCTCCGTCCACAGCGGCTTCGTGGACGCGGCGGGCGTCAGCCAATTTTCGATCAATCTCCTTCGTGTGGAAGAGCGGGACGATCTCGTCGCGATTTCTCAGTCTTCGCGCATCCCGAGCCACGCCGTGATTGTGAGAAAAGGCCTCGATCCGAAATCGCGCGAGCAGTTCGTGAAGGCGATGCTCAAGCTCAACGAACCGCAGAACCGGCCCTTGGCCAATCGCTTGTATGGCACGGATGGCTACGTGCGCGCGCAGTTGAAAACGTATCAAACAGTGGTCGATCTGGCCCGTAAATATGGATTTATCAAGCCATGA
- a CDS encoding cobalamin-independent methionine synthase II family protein yields the protein MKRSTERILTTHTGSLPRPPEVVDLLLAEEENRGAQAAALETAVVAAIADVVQKQVKAGIDIINDGEQGRPDYTSHVKDRLTGYDGPSSPPLGTGEEGFPELSALLAQFASPLQNRPACSGPVGWKDWPAAETDIARAKSVLTSAGTEEAFMTSPSPGQIARYLKNIHYPSEEEYIFALADVMHREYAAIVEAGLILQLDCPDLALSRHTVFRHLSLTDFRKEIEMHVEALNHAVRDIPADRMRMHICWASTMGPHHEDVPLKDIVDIVLKGRPGAVSFPGSNPRHEHEWKVWRDVDLPDGKTIIPGVIDSTSNYVEHPELVADRILNYANIVGRENVIAGVDCGFGTFAGRVQVDRNIVWMKLASLAEGAAMASEQLW from the coding sequence ATGAAGCGCAGTACGGAGAGAATTCTCACCACCCACACGGGCAGCCTGCCGCGTCCGCCGGAAGTGGTCGACCTGCTACTGGCCGAAGAAGAAAATCGTGGCGCGCAGGCCGCTGCACTCGAAACTGCGGTCGTTGCCGCCATAGCCGATGTCGTGCAAAAGCAGGTGAAAGCCGGAATCGACATCATCAATGATGGCGAGCAGGGCCGGCCGGACTATACCTCGCATGTCAAAGACCGGCTGACCGGCTATGACGGACCAAGTTCACCCCCGCTCGGCACCGGCGAGGAAGGCTTTCCTGAGTTGTCGGCACTGCTCGCCCAATTCGCCTCGCCGCTGCAGAACCGCCCGGCCTGTTCCGGCCCAGTCGGCTGGAAGGATTGGCCAGCCGCCGAAACCGACATCGCGCGCGCAAAGAGCGTGCTGACCAGCGCCGGTACCGAAGAAGCGTTCATGACTTCACCTTCGCCGGGCCAAATCGCGCGTTACCTCAAGAACATCCATTACCCATCGGAGGAAGAATATATCTTCGCGCTGGCCGATGTGATGCATCGCGAGTACGCGGCGATCGTGGAGGCGGGCCTGATTCTGCAACTCGACTGCCCCGATCTGGCGTTGAGCCGCCACACGGTGTTTCGGCACCTGAGCCTGACCGACTTCCGCAAGGAAATCGAGATGCACGTAGAGGCGCTCAACCACGCCGTCCGGGACATTCCCGCCGACCGCATGCGCATGCACATTTGTTGGGCCAGCACGATGGGCCCGCACCACGAAGACGTTCCGCTAAAGGATATCGTCGATATCGTGCTCAAAGGGCGCCCGGGTGCCGTGTCGTTCCCTGGCTCCAATCCACGCCACGAGCACGAATGGAAGGTTTGGCGCGATGTCGATCTGCCCGACGGCAAGACCATCATTCCCGGCGTGATCGACTCGACCTCGAATTACGTCGAACATCCCGAATTGGTCGCGGACCGCATTCTCAACTATGCCAACATTGTCGGCCGCGAAAATGTGATCGCCGGCGTCGATTGCGGCTTCGGCACTTTCGCTGGCCGGGTCCAGGTTGACCGCAACATTGTGTGGATGAAACTGGCCTCGCTGGCCGAAGGCGCCGCGATGGCATCGGAGCAACTCTGGTAA
- a CDS encoding ATP-binding cassette domain-containing protein, producing the protein MTEKPAIHLRDVHVQVEEGEILCIDELSIRHGERVAIVGNSGAGKTTLFRMLKGYVVPTAGKVEVLGVLLPLRDRSGIRAHHKKIGMIHQHFDLIGRETVWQNVYHGRLGHIPLYRSFLSMCTEKDQEACERAIQEVDLSDKLEREARSLSGGEQQRVAIARALAQEPDILLADEPVSSLDPVLAESILSLLVSISQTYRLTLLMNLHLPELAKLFAERIIAMKRGSVIWDGTPEELSPEKVHEIYGKAHFPGDRNGQHAAAEKRIFPWANGYQGDPMVVG; encoded by the coding sequence ATGACCGAAAAGCCGGCCATCCATCTGCGCGACGTTCACGTCCAAGTTGAGGAGGGAGAAATTCTCTGCATTGATGAACTCTCTATTCGGCATGGAGAGCGCGTAGCGATTGTCGGCAACAGCGGAGCGGGAAAGACCACGCTGTTCAGAATGCTGAAAGGATATGTCGTTCCCACGGCCGGAAAGGTGGAGGTCCTGGGCGTGCTCCTTCCCTTGCGTGATCGGAGCGGCATCCGCGCCCACCATAAGAAAATTGGAATGATCCACCAGCATTTCGATTTAATCGGACGCGAGACTGTATGGCAAAACGTTTACCATGGGCGGCTCGGACATATTCCTCTTTACCGCAGCTTCTTGAGCATGTGCACGGAAAAAGACCAGGAAGCCTGCGAGCGGGCGATTCAAGAAGTTGATCTTTCCGATAAGTTGGAACGTGAGGCCCGTTCCCTTTCAGGGGGCGAACAACAGCGGGTGGCAATCGCACGGGCCCTCGCTCAAGAGCCCGACATTCTTCTTGCGGACGAGCCTGTATCGAGCTTGGATCCCGTTTTGGCGGAGAGCATTCTCAGCCTGCTGGTTTCCATCTCTCAGACCTACAGGCTGACTCTTCTCATGAATCTGCATCTGCCGGAATTGGCGAAGCTTTTTGCCGAACGCATTATTGCCATGAAGAGAGGCAGCGTGATCTGGGATGGCACGCCGGAAGAGTTATCGCCCGAAAAGGTACACGAAATTTATGGAAAGGCTCATTTTCCCGGAGACCGTAATGGTCAACATGCAGCGGCAGAAAAACGGATTTTCCCTTGGGCGAACGGGTATCAAGGGGATCCTATGGTTGTCGGCTAG